GATGCCAGGGACCTCTGGTCCTGGAGGCTGCTCAAAGGCTTGATTGGCTTTTTTGAGTTACCGTATACAGGCTCTTAGCTCCTGCTAATTCTGTTGTGCCCTTTtgccctgctctccctccaggCACCTCATTGCGAGCATGCTTTCTGCAATGCCTGTATCACCCAGTGGTTCTCTCAGCAGCAGACGTGTCCGGTGGACCGTAGCGTAGTGACGGTTGCCCACCTACGCCCAGTACCTCGGATCATGCGGAACATGTTGTCAAAGCTGCAGATTGCCTGCGACAACGCTGTGTTTGGCTGCAGTGCTGTTGTCCGGCTTGACAACCTAATGTCTCACCTCAGCGACTGTGAGCACAACCCAAAACGGCCTGTGACCTGTGAACAGGGCTGCGGGTGAGACCCCTTCCCTTCTTTGCCTCACGTGGACACAGGATAAGGGCTTTCCCCTTTAGGCCCCTGTCTCTGGATCCCCTGCCCCCTGGCCAAGGTGCACGTAGACAAGGAGTGTTCTCGGCCTCCATGGCATCCTGCCCCAAGATCTCACTTTCATGCTGCTTTTCCAACTGTGATCTTTTTGTTCTTGCTTGGACATCAGGGATACAGCAGTTCAGCAATCTGCGGATAGCACTAGACTCCATTTACTTTATTCTTCCCTTTGAGtcagtattattttctctttgtcagtTTGGCTGCTCTAATTTCCAGCCTTCTCATATTTCCTCttgccctatttttttttctttggggtgtgaaatatttgattaaatgCTGATAGGGCTGTGAATCTAGGGCTTCTCAGGAGTAAATGCACGGGCAGAATCTGTAGGAGGAAAGGAGAGCCGTGTGGTAGATAAAACATGGacttagagagggaaagaagtcCAGGTAGTAAAGGGGTGAGAGGGAATCTGGGGAGGAGAGTGTGCAGAGAATAAACAAGAGGGAGGACTGAAGTTAGAAATGAATGACTGTTAGCCCTGACCAGCGTAGTTCAgagggttgggcatcgtcctgcaaactgaaagtcatcagttcgactcctggtcagggcacatacctgggttgcaggccaggtccctggttgggggcttaTGAGAAgcaacccatggatgtttctctcgcactctttctccctcccttcccttctctctaaaaataaataaataaagtctttaaaaagaaatgaatgaatgttagaAATTTGGGGTAGGTGAACGCCCTCTAAGCAAGCTTCTGCCTTTGCCCACATGTCCCACTGAATGCTCCTGTGCTCTTTTTCACTGTGGGCTGCAGCCTGGAGATGCCCAAAGATGAGCTGCCAAACCACAACTGCATTAAGCATCTGCGCTCAGTGGTACAGCAGCAGCAGACACGCATCGCAGAGCTGGAGAAGACCTCAGCTGAACACAAACaccagctggcagagcaggtagGGCCCAGAGAACATGGGGAAAAACATGTCTACAATATGCAAATAACCACATGCTTGTGGGTGATATGCACCGTGTGAGCTGCAGGTCTGTGCCTGTGCTCGCACACCTGGCTGAGGACATGCTGTGCCTGCAGCTCAGTTGGGAATCAGATTAgagctcttctcccttcccttcagcCCCTCCGTGCCATTCATTCACCTGCCATTTGTCAACTACCTTCTCTGTGAAGGGACTTTGCTGAGCACTGGGGATACAGCTGGGAATGAAACAGTCATATCCCTGCCGTCCTAAAGCTTATAGTCCGGTTGTTCCTCCAGTCTCTCGGTTTCCCTCATTCTCAGATAAACTTTTGTCTTTCACCTGCTCTCTGCCTTAACCTTCATCCCTGGTTCTCTTTCCTTCCAACAGAAGCGAGACATTCAGCTGCTGAAGGCATACATGCGTGCAATCCGCAGTGTCAACCCCAACCTTCAGAACTTGGAGGAGACTATTGAATACAATGAGATCCTAGAGTAAGTTTCACTCAGGACATGGAGTTACTCCATGCTGGCACTGAGCCCTGAAAGGAGGAAGAACATCAGAGTGGCAGTGGGAGGGTGATAGGAAGGCTAGGCTGGGGCCGCCACTTTTGAGATGTTGGGATGAGGGACAGGGCCAGGGAAGATGATAACCTTATTTTGGGGGTGGGTAGAAGGGAAAGCTTACCCAGGGATGCTGTATCTCCAGGATTAAGTGAGTACCCGATTAGGTGTGGAGTGCTAGGAGAGCCAAAAAGAAATAGGAGATATTGTCTGTCTTTAGGTAGCTTACGatccagagaagaaaagagggtgTAAATCCAGAAAAAGTATtctaaaaactcagcaaagtaaACAAGCAAAGTCTAAGGTTCTTTTCAGTTCTGGAGTCCTTATATCTCATAGACTAAAGTGTTAAGAGTGAATCAGTACACGTAGAGCAAATAGTGCTGTCTGGGACCCAGTATAGAGGagaaatttcttccttcagtaaacatttgttgagcacttagTACATTCTGGGCACTGTGTGCGCTATtgggatttttaagaaaaatatcagggACCCTACATTCATGGAGTTTAATTGGGTAACCTGGTGACTCAGATGGGACCAACTAGGGAAAGATCAGTAGTTTCTAAACCAatgatggatggaaggatggaaggaaggagaaaagggaggagggagggagaataggGTTAAGCTAAGTGTAGAGCTGGTGGTCATTCCCATTGGG
The sequence above is a segment of the Phyllostomus discolor isolate MPI-MPIP mPhyDis1 chromosome 2, mPhyDis1.pri.v3, whole genome shotgun sequence genome. Coding sequences within it:
- the RNF41 gene encoding E3 ubiquitin-protein ligase NRDP1 isoform X1, which translates into the protein MGYDVTRFQGDVDEDLICPICSGVLEEPVQAPHCEHAFCNACITQWFSQQQTCPVDRSVVTVAHLRPVPRIMRNMLSKLQIACDNAVFGCSAVVRLDNLMSHLSDCEHNPKRPVTCEQGCGLEMPKDELPNHNCIKHLRSVVQQQQTRIAELEKTSAEHKHQLAEQKRDIQLLKAYMRAIRSVNPNLQNLEETIEYNEILEWVNSLQPARVTRWGGMISTPDAVLQAVIKRSLVESGCPASIVNELIENAHERSWPQGLATLETRQMNRRYYENYVAKRIPGKQAVVVMACENQHMGDDMVQEPGLVMIFAHGVEEI
- the RNF41 gene encoding E3 ubiquitin-protein ligase NRDP1 isoform X2, which encodes MRNMLSKLQIACDNAVFGCSAVVRLDNLMSHLSDCEHNPKRPVTCEQGCGLEMPKDELPNHNCIKHLRSVVQQQQTRIAELEKTSAEHKHQLAEQKRDIQLLKAYMRAIRSVNPNLQNLEETIEYNEILEWVNSLQPARVTRWGGMISTPDAVLQAVIKRSLVESGCPASIVNELIENAHERSWPQGLATLETRQMNRRYYENYVAKRIPGKQAVVVMACENQHMGDDMVQEPGLVMIFAHGVEEI